TGCGATTTTAGCGTAAAGTACTGGGCTACCCATAGGAGCCTTCATGTTCTTTGAAGGATCTGATAAAACAGCTACTTTTGTTACTTCACTGCCTGTACCAGCAGTTGTAGGAACAGCGATTAAAGGAATAGCAGTTGATTTACTTAAAACTTTTCCGCCAGTGTGATAATCACGAATAGAATCATTACTTTTTGCAATAGCACAAGCTGCTTTAGCACAGTCAAGTGAGCTTCCGCCACCTAATGCAACAGCGAATTCAAGGTTCTTTTCACGGATTATTTTTGCACATTCATCAACGCTGTCTACTGTTGGGTTAGGTACTATATCACTGAATACTTCAACTAATTTACCATTTGAATACTCAACGATTTTCTGTGCCATACCACTGTCTACTAAGAACTTATCGCTTACTAAAATACCTTTTTTTAGCCCTAAACTATCAATGACGCTCTCCAATTTTTCAACACTTCCAGCGCCATATATGATTTTAACGGGCATAAGAAATTCCCAAGCTAACATATGTTTGCCCTCCTGAATAAATTTTTAATTTCCTTAATTATAGAATAAGCAGCTATAAAAGTCAATTGGCTTTTGCCCCAATACACCATTTTAAACTATGCTTTTTCGTTATAAATACATACTTTTTAAATATGTGAAATTATATATTATAAGTTTATAAAAAAGAGCGAAAAACAAATTTTAACTAGTTTTCGCTCTTTTTTTATACTGAAAATTTATCTGCCCTTACTGTTCCATCTGTGCGCCAAGCACATGCGCCGCAGCTTCTGCTAATTTTGCTTCGGTTTCATCTATACTTTTTTCTTCTTTTTTAGATACCATAAGCACCGCACCAATTGCCTGCCCTTCACTTATTATCGGTGCAATAACCTCGGTTTCTATATTAGATAAATCCTCTCCATTTTTAATAGCTATCATACTATGTCCCTCAGATGCCCTTAATAAAACCAACCTTCTATTTTCAATAACAGATTCTAAACCAGCACTTATAGGATTTTCAATATACTCTTTTTTAGCACGCCCTGCCGCTGCTAAAATCATGTCCTTATCACATACTATTGAAGTGTATCCGCTTGTCTTATAAATTGAATTTGCAAACTCACGCGCTAACTCCATCAGCTCACCGACTGGAGAATACTTTTTTAATATAATTCCGCCCTCTCTGTCCGTAAATATTTCAAGAGGATCTCCTTCTCGTATTCTAAGGGTGCGCCTTATCTCCTTTGGTATAACAACCCTTCCAAGTTCGTCTATCCTTCTTACTATTCCCGTTGCTTTCATTATAGATTTTTTTCCTCCTGTGCCTTATTTTAGTAGCTTCTTTTAAAAGTAGTATTTGTTAGAATGTGGTTATTATTCGTCTGTTTATATGGATTGTTTTGGAAAAACGATTTTATTTTTCATATAAATTTATTCGTCTTTTATTAGATTTTTATTGGCAAAACCTTGTGAATTTACAGAATTAGGTATTTTAGAGATATTATATTTATTTTGCTCATATCTTTTTTAGTAGTGTCACATAAAAGGAGCCCTCATGAAAAGAAGCAAGTTATTTTTAACGAATGCAATTATATTAACTCTCACCGCTCTTTTTATAAGAATAATAAGTATCTATTTTAACGTATATCTGACCAACAAGGTCGGGACAAGCGGCCTTGGACTATTTCAGCTCATCTCCTCTGTATACATACTTGCAATCACTATTGCATCTTCCGGTATAAGCACTGCAACTACAAGGCTTGTAGTAGAGGAATTTGCATTAAACCGTATATCAGGTGTAAAAAAAGCCCTTAAAAGGTGCTTTTCCTATAGTATTATATTCGGGCTTTTGGCAGCAGCTTTATTGTTTTTAGGTGCGCCTTATATAGGTGAATACTGGCTATGTGATATAAGGACTATAAAATCTTTAAAAGTCCTTGCCATCGGCTTGCCGGTGATAGCGATGTCTAATGTATTTTACGGATATTTTACAGCTGTACGCCGGGTAACCAAAAATTCTATTGCACATATATCTGAAAAGCTGATTGAAATAATAGTTATTGTATATCTACTTGAATTTTTAATGCCCTCCGGTATTGAAAATGCCTGTGTAGCAATAGTTTTAGGCGAAGTGCTGGCTGAACTTTGTTCTTTTTTTATATACCTGATTATTTACTTAAAAGACCGCAAACGCTACTTATATTCTAATAACAATAAGACAGACCTTACAAAACGCATGCTTAAAATATCGCTTCCTATTGCCGGCAGCGCATATTTAAGGAACGGCCTTACCTCTGCCAACCAATTTCTCATTCCCTCTGGTTTAAGGCGATACGGCCTTAGTTCCGATGAAGCCCTTTCACAATATGGCATGGTCCATGCAATGGTTTTTCCTGTAATATACCTGCCGCAAACTCTTTTATATGCCTTTGCCGGCCTTTTGATACCTGAACTAACAGAATATCATGAAACAAATAACGTTAAAAACATCAATAGAATATTAAATCGGGTCTTTAAGACAACCCTATTATTTGCAGCCGGAGTTGTCGGTTCACTCATTTGTTTTTCAGATGTAATAGGTACTATGATATACGGTGAACCTCAGGTGACCAATTTTGTGAACATCCTTGCGCCGCTTACCATATTGATGTATTTAGACTGCGTTGTAGACTGCGTCTTAACCGGCCTTAACCAACAGGTGAATTCCATGTGCTATAACTTAATTGAGTCGATAATAAATACTATACTTATATTTGTCTTAATACCGATTTACGGCATAACAGGATATCTGTTCTTATTATTTATCGGGAAATCCGTAAATATGACATTAAGCATAATTAGGCTAATAAAAGTCACTGATTTTAAATTTAGGTTTGGTTCATGGCTTTTAGTACCTGTTTTAAATTCTCTTTTAACTTGTTATATAATAAAACTCATTTTAAGGATGACCGAACCAACTACAATTTGGGCTATAATACTTTTCATTGCATTTATCTTTTTATATTTATACTTTTTAAAACTTACACGCTGCATTTCAAAAAAGATTTTCTTGCATTAAAATCTTACTTTAGGTAAATTTTAAATTTATTGCATGTTTTAAAAAAATATTTATAATATAAGAAGGGTGATTTAATGAATATCGGTCAATTTAGCGATTCTTTCTTGCCTATAGTCGACGGGGTCTCCCGTGTAGTCTATAATTACGCTCAGATAATTGGCCAAAAGGGACATAATTGTTATGTTATCTCCCCAATGGCAGATGATGATGATGACGCGGAAACAGCAAAATTTAATATGTTAGATTTTAAAGGTAAACCACTCCGCTCTATGCCGGGATATAAAGTTGGTTTGCCTCGCCTTGACTATAATTATTCAAAACGTATTAATGAAATAAAGTTAAATATCGTTCATGCACATAGCCCTTTTATCTCCGGCCATGAGGCGCTTTATATTTCCAAGAAAAAATCTATCCCTCTTGTAGGCACTTTCCACTCCAAGTATTACGACGACTTTTATAAAATAACAAAAAGCAAACCCCTTTCAAAAGTTGGGATTAAATATATAATAAGTTTCTATGAAAAATGCGATGAAGTCTGGACTGTAAGTAAAGATGCGGCACAGACTTTAAGAGACTATGGTTATATAGGGAACATAGAGATTGTGCCTAACGGAACAAACATCCGCTCTCTTGATAAAGAAGCCATTTCAGACGTAACTAAACTTTACAATTTAAATGGCGCCCCCATGCTTTTATATGTCGGCCAGATGAGCTGGAAGAAAAACATCCTAAGAACTCTTGAAGCCGCTAATATGCTTAAACAAAACGGCTTTGATTTTCAATTGGTATTTGCCGGACAAGGCAGAGACACCAGTGAAATTAAAGATAAGGCTTTGAGACTTGGGATTGATGATCATTGTGTATTTACAGGCCATATAGACGATGTACGGTTGCTCGATGCACTTTATTATTTAGCCAAAATACTTGTATTCCCTTCACTTTACGATACAGCCGGCCTTGTTGTCCAAGAAGCAGCCGCGATGTATACTCCGGCCATCGCAATAGCAAATACCGGGGCATCTGAAAATATAAACAACCTGGAAAACGGGCTTACTTGCGTAGATACTACTTTGTCCTTGTTTGAATCATTGGAAATGTTTTTAAAGGATAAAAATTTGCAGGAACATCTAAGCGTCAAGGCATATGAAACGCTTCCCATAGGATGGGATGAGATAATAGATCAAGTTCTATTAAGGTATTCAGATATTACAAAAAAATACACCAAATAAATTTTTACTTCTCAAAGTGCTGATAGTCTTTAAAATCTTCAAAATCTCCGCCCCAATAAAACCCATGCTTTAAAAATATTTTATAGCAGATATCATCGTGGTTTATCATATGCGGCAAATCAAGTGTTCTGTCGATAAAGTGCCTGCTGCCTAAAGGCAAAACCCCTTTTTTAGAAAAATAAGGGTTATATAGCGGGTTTATATCTATGGCTAACCCGTATGCGTGTTTGGATATCATATCTGTCCCAGCTATCACTCTAAAGTTAAACGCAGAAGAGTTGTTATCCTCCATAGAGGCCTCGTCGTCTGCATTGTATTCATCTATCAAGATTATCTTTTCTATAGGATATTTTAAGTCGTATAACTCTTTAAAAATCTCAACTGTATCTTTAGCAATACTCTTATTTACAACTAATTCACCATTATGTACCTTATTGTCAAAGCCCAGATGCTTAACTTTTACATATCTTAAATCTTCGTATAATAAAGCGCAGCCTTCTTTATGCGATTTCCCTGCCATTTTCACACTTATATTTAAAGGAATAGTCTCATACGTAAAACCCTCTGATAGTTTTACATGCTCGTTTAAAACTGGTGTTTTTCGCGCCATATGTCCTGCCAATTTTATGGTATAAGCTTTATTGTTTTTGCACATTATTTATATTATACCTCAATAGTGGTTCTTCTTTGCTTTAAAATACCTTTTTAACGTTATTATCATAATAGCCAGCAATACGGCAGAAACCAGGCATAAAATTATAGAAAATATAATTTTAGAAGTTATGATATTTGATGCGGAAAGCTTATCTTTAACAGTTCCGTCTCCCGATACTTTTGTCGATAAATCTATGCTTATTTCTTTATTTAATACTATGGGCACACTCGTCTTTGCCGTATATCTGCTGATGTTTACTTGCCCGCTTGTGGAGCTAGCCTCGTTGGCCGGCAGCATCAAAGTCAGGGTGCCGGCTTCACTGCTTGCATACTCCTCAATTTGGCTCTTGATTTCAGAAGGAAGATAGGCAGTGCCTTTTTCCAAAACCCAGGTAGAGTAATCAGCGCTTAAGGAAACATAATATCCCTGTTCATACTCTGTAGTAATCTTTTGAACGGATACGTCGTAAAATATTGATATGTCCTCGTCTGTGAGCATATTTTTTAAGTTATCTACAGCCGCATCGTAATTGTCTGATGGCTCCTTTAGCTCTGCAGTTAAATAAAAATCTTCCCTTGTAGTCGTAAAACCAAGGTCGTTAAAATGGGCTTCGAGTGTATTGAGTGTTTTAATTATATAAGTTGCATTGTTAGCCTCAACTTGATCTGTTGAAACTTCTATTTCATACTTAATAAAAGCATTATTGCTATCATCTACACCACATGTAACATTTATATCTGCACATCCGGCAATAATTATAGCAAAAGATAAAAGTATAAGTATTAAAACCAACCTCTTCAACTATTTTCCCTCTTTAAAACGTGTATTTGTATGGCTGAGTTGCGTATACCTGCCCATCGGAGAACATAACTATGATCCTAAATATCTTTGTGCCAGATGCAAGTGAATCGTCAAGGCTATAAACGTAACCATTCTTTAAAATTGCCACATTGCCTATAACAGCACCATCTTCATCTTTTGTAACTGTTTTTACCGGCATGATAAAGTTATCATTTTCATCGTATGCAACCAGTGTGTATGTTACTCCATCCTGTGTATAAGGACGGTCAAAATTGATTTTATAAGATATATATGTCGTCCATCCGGACTCTAAATAGTATTCTTTTGACTGTTCATCTATTGTTATGCTTATCAACTGTTCATCTATAGCTTGATTGCTAGACACAGTTTTATCCAGAAAACTGTAATAATATTCCGCTAAATTAGGTACTTTTTCGGCTAATGTGATAGACATGTTTTCCTGCGGGGAAGAATTAAACGCATTGTCTGCTTCTAAAAGGGTTTTATCCTTCTCTCCTGTTGCGATCTCGCTACTCAAGCGTTCAGACACGTCTTTAAAATCAAGCTGCCTCCTCGCCGTAGGTGAACCTAGCAAAGCTACATAATCTTCTGCCGCTATCTCATAGATATACCACTTGTGATTATCCATATAATCTTGGCTGTCTGTTATTTCGTACCTTACCTTGTCTGAATTATTTAATCCACGTAATTTTACATACTCGCTGTCCATAATTTCACTTGCAGTCAGATTTTTAAAAATGTAGTAGTTTGTATATAAATGCCCGTATTCGTGGCTTAAAGTCTTAGCCATGCTCTCTATTGTTGTTCTTTCATCTCCATTGTATAAATGTATTGTGCTTATTTTGGCTGCAAAGCCTATACTAAAATTATCCGGAAAAGCACTTTGCCTCAAGTACATATTTACACTACCGTTATACTCTTCCTGCTGCCCTACTACGTTTTCCTGCTCTTCCCCTGAATGAACTATTATCTCACTTAGATACGCGAACTCCTCTCCGCGTTCGTTCTTTAAAAGTTCATCATAAAGCTTATATAGCTTGCTTTTTCCCCATTCCTTAGAGTAACTTTTTATTGTAAGACCACTATCCAAAACAATCGAGTCTACTACTTTATCGTCTTCCTCGGTGTTTATAGTGATGTCTTCGTTAAGCATCTCATAAGATGTTTTATTTTCCCATGCAGGAAGAGAGGAAGCACTTTCTGCAAAATTATCCACTTCAATACTTGCAGCTCTTCTTGCATTTATATCAGATAACGTAAAAATAGCAATCAAAACAAGAACTACCGAAAGCAAAAAAATGCAAAAGGATAAAGTGAGGACTTTGCTCGTAGTGTTTTTATTGCTATTTGTTTTGTTAGGATTAACCGTTTGGTTCAAACTAAATTCATATCCCTTTTTAATTTTATATATATAGCTAATACTTGTAAATATAACATAAAATTAAATAATAAGCTATATTTAAAGGAAAGCGGCTCTTAGAGCCGCTTTTAATCAAAAACTAAATTCTAGCAACTCCCGAATCTCTGGCAGCTTTGGCAACCGCCTCCGCAACGACCTTAACAACCTTTTTATTAAACGGATCTGGTATTATGTAATCCGGATTCAATTCATCTTCTTTAACTATAGAAGCTATGGCATACGCGGCAGCTATCTTCATTTCATCGTTTATATCTCTTGCCCGGACATTGAGTGCGCCTTTAAATATACCTGGGAATGCGAGAACGTTGTTTATCTGATTGGCAAAATCGCTCCTTCCGGTACCGATGACCTTTGCCCCCGCCTCTTTGGCATCGTCCGGCATAATCTCTGGAACTGGATTCGCCATTGCAAAAATAACAGGGTCTTTTGCCATTGTCCTAACCATATCTTTTGACAATATATTAGCAGTACTGAGCCCAAAAAATACATCCGCGCCTTTAAGTATATCTGCCAAAGAACCTTTTTTCATACTTTTATTAGATATTTTAGCCATTTCCTCTTTTTCAGGATTTAGAGAATCTCTCCCCTCGTAAATGGCTCCCTTCCTGTCACAAAGAACGACGTCTTTTAACCCCATAGTCATAAGCAGCCGTGTCACAGATATTGCAGCAGCCCCGGCGCCGCTTACGACAACGCTGATATTTCCTATGTCTTTTTTTACTATCTTAAGTGCATTTATCATAGCAGCCGCACATACTATTGCAGTCCCATGCTGGTCGTCGTGAAATACCGGTATGTCGCAAATTTCTTTTAGCTTTCTCTCTATTTCAAAACATCTCGGTGCAGATATATCCTCTAGATTTATCCCGCCAAAACTTCCTTCAAGCAATTTAACAGTTTTAACTATATCGTCAACTTCCTTGCTTTTGATACAGAGCGGAAATGCATCTACATTTGCAAAAGTCTTAAAAAGGCAGCATTTGCCCTCCATCACCGGCATACCCGCTTCGGGGCCTATATCCCCTAGCCCTAGTACAGCAGTCCCATCTGTTATAACTGCTACCAAATTACCTCGTCTTGTATATTTATACGATAAATCAGTATTTTTTGATATTTCAAGGCACGGTTCTGCAACACCCGGTGTATATGCGATAGCAAGTTCTCTCTTGTTGCTTATATCCGGCCGGCTTATAACTTCAATTTTGCCTTTCCATTCTTCATGTAGTCTAAGTGCTTCTTTTTTTATGTCCATTTTGTCAGACCTCTTTCAATTTCCTTCATTAAAAATTTATACTTGATCTTTGATTGCTTCTTTTAATTTTTCTGCTGAGCTGGCAAAAGCTGCAAGCTCTTTTTCGTCCATAGAAATGCTTACCATTCTGTCAATGCCATTTTTATTAACAACATATGGCATTGATAATGCAACGTCACTTATGCCCATCTCGCTGTCCATTACTTTTGATAACGGCATAATTATATTTTGATCACCCAATATACCAGATAATATCTTTACAATTACAGAAGAAATGCCATAAAACGTTGCGGATTTTCCACTTATTATCTTTGCCCCGCTTGTACGTACCTGATTAAATATATCTTCGCGGCTAATTCCAGCATTATTAAGCATATCTACTATCGGTGCCCCAGCAGCTGTTGCAGAGCTCCAAATAGGCACCTGGCTGTCGCCGTGCTCACCTATTATAAATGCATCTGCATCCTCAGGGCTTATATTAAGGCTCTCTCCAAGATAAGACTTAAAGCGGGCAGTATCTAGGCTTGTACCAGTTCCAAAAACACGGTTAGCAGATAAATTATACTCCTTTTTAAGTACATAAGTAATTATATCTACCGGGTTTGAAACAACCAGAAGCAGCGGATCTTTATTATACTTTAAAATACTCCCCATAACGTCTCTTGCAATAGATATATTTGTCTTTGCAAGGTCAATTCTGGTCTGCCCCGGCTTTCTGCCCACTCCTGCGCACAGAACTATTACATCTGAGTCTGCACAGGCTGAATATTCCCCGCTATATACTTTTACATGTCCTGAAAAAGATGTCGCGTGTTTTAAATCAAGTGCTTCTCCATAGGCTTTGTCTTTATTGATATCAACTATAGCTATTTCACTGCAAATCCTGCTTAATAATAAAGCATAAGCCGCCGTAGCGCCAACGTTGCCAGCCCCAATTATAGATACTTTTCTAGTAAAATCTACCTTCCCCATTGTTTTTCTCCTTTAAAATTTAAATCTATATACAAAGCTTTTAAGCTTTATATTTCGCTTAATATTAAAGATTATACATCCCATAAACGGTAGAAAACAAAATGGTGGGCAGTAAAAAGTTTATCTGCTGCTTATATCCGGTTCTACATCGCTTATGTCTGTATCATCTAAATCTTCCTCATCTTTAGATTTACTGCCAAATTTTTTCATTATCTTTTTATAGATGCATACTCCAGCCAGTGTGACTACCGCCGTTATCCCGTATATAATTGCAAATTTAAGCCATCTTCCATCGTTTATTATAGAACCGGCGTAGGTAGACGTAATTATAGAAGGTATCCGTGCAATTGTGGAAATAACAAAAAACCTCATCGGTTTGATAGGAGTAAACCCTACTGCATATGTGAGTATATCCTTTGGCGAGCCTGGTATAAAAAATAATATAAATATTATCCATTCAAGCTTTTTTTCATTCTTTAAAAATGCAAGTTTTTTAAGTTCTTTGCCTTCAAATATCGATGCTACGAAAGAATACCCTAAAAGCTTGACCAAATAAAATATTATTATGGAACCTATAAGAACTCCTGCAAGGCAGGTTAAAAGTCCGCCCCACGCACCATAAACTAAGCCGGCAAAAACCTCTACTGGTTCACCAGGGACCAGCGCTACAATTACCTGAAGTATCTGTATACCAAATACAGTAAGCCAACCTATAAAACCTCTGCTTTTTATAGCAGCTATATACTCTTCCCTTTCCGCTCCCTGCATTAACTTAGATACTATAGGCATAAGCTGAATAGTAATCCATACCATTATGGCAAGAAATATAATAATAGAAACTATTTTAATAACAGATTTTTTGTTGTTTTTAACATATAATATAAATTTATTTTTCACCATATTTATAATACTACCAAACCTACTAGAAAATGGCAACGGCTGCCTTTTTATCTTATGTTAGTTATTTAAAACTATACTAAAATAAAAGCCTTATTAAAGGCTTTTATTTTAATAAATATTTTTTATTCTTCAGTTGTCGTATCGCTGCTTGAAGGCGATGTTGAAACTTCCGTCTCATCACTGTCCGAAGTAAGATCAGTAAACATATCTTCTTTATGATACTCGATGTTAGCTTCGTCTATCCATTGGTCTTTAAGGTCAGACCATTCAGTCGATATTTTTGCATCTAATTCCGTATTATAAAGAGATTCTTTAACACTATCAAAAGATCTTTCACCGGCTTCAATCTTTTCAAAGCAGTATAGTATATGGTACCCGTAAGGAGTTACTACGAGATCAGATACTTGCCCAACGTCTAAAGCTTCAGCAGCATCTTGGAACTCCTCATAATAGTCGGTATTCTCGTTATCCTTTATAATAATATATCCCTGGCTTAATCCCTCTTCTGTATCAAAGAATGTGTCGTTGCCGTATTCCTTCATAAGCTCTTTAAAATCTTCACCGGCTTTTGCTTTATTCAAAGCCTCCTGAGCCTTTGGCTTTATCGCTGCAAGTTCTGTTGCCATCATGCCAAAAGCCGTTTCCTTGTCCGTGCTATAAACTTCTTCTACCGCGCTTGTCACAGTATCTGAAACAGACATAAGTATCTGATAGACTCTTGTTACACCTTCCGGAACATAAAGATATATACCGTCATCATAATATGTCATGAAACTGGATGGATCCGCATCTATAGCTTCTTTTTGCTCTGCAAGCATTTCGTCATAATCTTCTTTTAGTTCTTCATCAGTTATGTCAACGTCTTTTAGCGCTTCTGCTGATACCTTTTCAGTAATCTTTGATTTATAATATTCTTCTAGATACTCGTCATAAGTAAGCCCGCTGGCTTCCATTCTTTCATTAAACTGTGCTTCAACCTCGGCATCAATATCGTCTATCACCTCACCGTTATCTATGCTTTCCTGAAGATCAGCTCTTATTTCTTCACGGACTAAATCCATGGATTCATCGACTTCGGTCTTTATCGCAGTTTTTTCTTCATCAGTTAATTCATAAAGCCCTAGCTCCTTGGCTTTTTCAAATATCACTGCTTCTTCAACGAGTTGTTCTAATGCGGTATTTTTAATCGTCGTTTCCATATCTTCGTCGGCCATTATGGTATCGACATCTGAGCCAAAATAATACGCATACTGTGTTGCAATATATTCAGACCGTTTATCTACATCACTTCTATATATGTAAGTATCATCATTTATTTTTGCAATAACGATTTTAGTTGGATCTGTCTCGGTTGTCTCACTTCCACAACCTGCAACTGCAAGTATCATAGTAATTGCAAGCAATATAGAAATCATCCTTTTAAAACTTTTCATTTGCACCTCCGGAACTTGTGAAATATCTTATTCATTTTACTTTAAATTATCATATTATGCAATTAATATTATTTAAAAAATCTATTAACAATTTCATCGATTTTTTCTCTGGTTTAAAAAATACGGCTTTTCCCGCTGCCTTATAGATACTTTGCTCCCATATCTTTCTAATGCGCCCATAAATATACTGGTATCAAGCTGCGTGTCGTAAAAGAATTTTATATAAAACCCGTCCCTTTTTTGTATTATGCTCTCTATACCCTTTTTAGATGCAATCAAGCGCAACAATGAAATTATAATAAGGTTTTCAACTGGCTTTATAACTTTCCCAAACCTATCTGCCAATTCTTCCTTTAGTTCCTTAGCGCTGTTCATATCTGAAATACTTGCTATTCTTTTATAAATCTCAAGCCTTTGCTTCTCATCTTCGATATAACTGGCGCTTATATGCGCATCCAAATTAACTTCTATTGTAGTTTCCTTCTCTATTTCTATTGGGTTGCCCTTTAACTCGCTTACCGCTTCTTTCATATATTTTAGGTACATCTCGTATCCTATCGTATTCATATGTCCGCTTTGTTCTGCTCCTAAAAGGTTCCCAGCTCCGCGTATCTTTAAATCACGAAGCGCTATCTTAAAGCCGGCACCTAACTCTGTAAATTCTTTTATAGTCATAAGGCGTTTTTCTGCATCCATCGTCATATAATCGTCTTTTATGTATGTAAAATAAGCATATGCCCTTAAGTAGCTCCTGCCTACTCTGCCTCTTAACTGATATAGCTGTGCTAGGCCAAATTTATCCGCCTCGTAAACAACGATAGTATTTACTTTAGGCATGTCTATGCCGGATTCTATTATAGTCGTGCATATAAGCACGTCATATTCACCGGAAATAAATTTCTCCATTACGTCCTCAAGTTCATCCTTGTCCATTCTTCCATGTGCCATTAAAAACGTTGCGTCGGGAATATTGTCTTTAATCATACTAGCTACGTCATCCATTAAAGATATATGGCGAACAACTAAAAACACCTGCCCTCCACGCTGTTTTTCCTTTAAAATAGCTTCTGTTAAAAGTTCTACGCTGAATTCGGATACATAAGTTTGAACGGGAAGCCTTTCTTCTATTGGCGTATCTATTGTAGATAAATCGCGTATACCGATCATGGACATTTCAAGAGTCCTGGGTATCGGTGTTGCAGTCATGGTCAATACATCTACTGTTCTTTTCAATTGCTTTATCTTTTCTTTGTGGTTAACCCCAAAACGCTGCTCCTCATCTATTATCAAAAGTCCTAAGTCGTGAAATCTTACGTCTTTTGATAATAGCCTGTGTGTGCCGATGACTATATCGGTGTTCCCATTTGCTGCTGATGCTATGTTCTTTTTGGCCTCAGCCGGAGATACAAATCTAGATAACATCGCTATATTGAACCCAAAATTTTTAAAACGCTTTTTAAACGTTTCGTAGTGCTGCCGGCATAAAAGAGTCGTCGGTGTTAATATTGCGCATTGTTTTTTATTAGATACCGCTTTAAAACACGCCCGCGCCGCTACTTCCGTCTTGCCGTATCCTACATCGCCCAATAAAAGCCTGTCCATAATGCCCTGGCCTTCCATATCTGCCTTTATCTCTTCTATTGCGCGCAGTTGCCCCGGGGTCTCCTCATATTCAAATGCTTGTTCAAATTCCCTTTGCCATACAGTATCTTCGCCATAACTAAACCCTTGCTTGCTCTGTCTCTCGGCATAAACCAAAAGCAAACTGCCCGCAAGCTTTTTTAAAGATTCTTTCGCCTTCGTCTTCTGGTTTGCCCATTCACGGGATCCAAGCCTTGATAGCCTTGGTGGATTATCGGAAGTGCCGACGTACTTTTGTATCTTGTCTATTTGTGCCGTTGGTATATACAGCTTATCGTCGCCTAAAAATGAAAGTATGATGTAATCACACGTCTTTTTATCAACTGTCTGCGTCTTTAT
The sequence above is drawn from the Eubacteriales bacterium genome and encodes:
- the spoVT gene encoding stage V sporulation protein T is translated as MKATGIVRRIDELGRVVIPKEIRRTLRIREGDPLEIFTDREGGIILKKYSPVGELMELAREFANSIYKTSGYTSIVCDKDMILAAAGRAKKEYIENPISAGLESVIENRRLVLLRASEGHSMIAIKNGEDLSNIETEVIAPIISEGQAIGAVLMVSKKEEKSIDETEAKLAEAAAHVLGAQMEQ
- a CDS encoding oligosaccharide flippase family protein; amino-acid sequence: MKRSKLFLTNAIILTLTALFIRIISIYFNVYLTNKVGTSGLGLFQLISSVYILAITIASSGISTATTRLVVEEFALNRISGVKKALKRCFSYSIIFGLLAAALLFLGAPYIGEYWLCDIRTIKSLKVLAIGLPVIAMSNVFYGYFTAVRRVTKNSIAHISEKLIEIIVIVYLLEFLMPSGIENACVAIVLGEVLAELCSFFIYLIIYLKDRKRYLYSNNNKTDLTKRMLKISLPIAGSAYLRNGLTSANQFLIPSGLRRYGLSSDEALSQYGMVHAMVFPVIYLPQTLLYAFAGLLIPELTEYHETNNVKNINRILNRVFKTTLLFAAGVVGSLICFSDVIGTMIYGEPQVTNFVNILAPLTILMYLDCVVDCVLTGLNQQVNSMCYNLIESIINTILIFVLIPIYGITGYLFLLFIGKSVNMTLSIIRLIKVTDFKFRFGSWLLVPVLNSLLTCYIIKLILRMTEPTTIWAIILFIAFIFLYLYFLKLTRCISKKIFLH
- a CDS encoding glycosyltransferase, with product MNIGQFSDSFLPIVDGVSRVVYNYAQIIGQKGHNCYVISPMADDDDDAETAKFNMLDFKGKPLRSMPGYKVGLPRLDYNYSKRINEIKLNIVHAHSPFISGHEALYISKKKSIPLVGTFHSKYYDDFYKITKSKPLSKVGIKYIISFYEKCDEVWTVSKDAAQTLRDYGYIGNIEIVPNGTNIRSLDKEAISDVTKLYNLNGAPMLLYVGQMSWKKNILRTLEAANMLKQNGFDFQLVFAGQGRDTSEIKDKALRLGIDDHCVFTGHIDDVRLLDALYYLAKILVFPSLYDTAGLVVQEAAAMYTPAIAIANTGASENINNLENGLTCVDTTLSLFESLEMFLKDKNLQEHLSVKAYETLPIGWDEIIDQVLLRYSDITKKYTK
- a CDS encoding M15 family metallopeptidase; amino-acid sequence: MARKTPVLNEHVKLSEGFTYETIPLNISVKMAGKSHKEGCALLYEDLRYVKVKHLGFDNKVHNGELVVNKSIAKDTVEIFKELYDLKYPIEKIILIDEYNADDEASMEDNNSSAFNFRVIAGTDMISKHAYGLAIDINPLYNPYFSKKGVLPLGSRHFIDRTLDLPHMINHDDICYKIFLKHGFYWGGDFEDFKDYQHFEK
- a CDS encoding malic enzyme-like NAD(P)-binding protein — its product is MDIKKEALRLHEEWKGKIEVISRPDISNKRELAIAYTPGVAEPCLEISKNTDLSYKYTRRGNLVAVITDGTAVLGLGDIGPEAGMPVMEGKCCLFKTFANVDAFPLCIKSKEVDDIVKTVKLLEGSFGGINLEDISAPRCFEIERKLKEICDIPVFHDDQHGTAIVCAAAMINALKIVKKDIGNISVVVSGAGAAAISVTRLLMTMGLKDVVLCDRKGAIYEGRDSLNPEKEEMAKISNKSMKKGSLADILKGADVFFGLSTANILSKDMVRTMAKDPVIFAMANPVPEIMPDDAKEAGAKVIGTGRSDFANQINNVLAFPGIFKGALNVRARDINDEMKIAAAYAIASIVKEDELNPDYIIPDPFNKKVVKVVAEAVAKAARDSGVARI
- a CDS encoding L-lactate dehydrogenase, producing the protein MGKVDFTRKVSIIGAGNVGATAAYALLLSRICSEIAIVDINKDKAYGEALDLKHATSFSGHVKVYSGEYSACADSDVIVLCAGVGRKPGQTRIDLAKTNISIARDVMGSILKYNKDPLLLVVSNPVDIITYVLKKEYNLSANRVFGTGTSLDTARFKSYLGESLNISPEDADAFIIGEHGDSQVPIWSSATAAGAPIVDMLNNAGISREDIFNQVRTSGAKIISGKSATFYGISSVIVKILSGILGDQNIIMPLSKVMDSEMGISDVALSMPYVVNKNGIDRMVSISMDEKELAAFASSAEKLKEAIKDQV